A region of Asticcacaulis excentricus DNA encodes the following proteins:
- a CDS encoding SufE family protein, protein MTDTFDARLSDLLEEFDLFDDWEDRYRYIIDLGKTLAPLSEAERNEVTRVRGCASQVWLMMDEAGDGILRFRGDSDAHIVKGLIAILVRLLNGLPRAEVRDFSIRDTLTRLGLDEALSSQRTNGLISMVERLKQAAA, encoded by the coding sequence ATGACCGATACATTCGACGCCCGCCTGAGCGACCTGCTCGAAGAATTCGACCTCTTCGACGACTGGGAAGACCGCTATCGCTATATTATCGACCTGGGGAAGACGCTCGCTCCGCTCAGCGAGGCCGAGCGCAACGAGGTGACGCGCGTGCGCGGTTGCGCCTCACAGGTGTGGCTGATGATGGATGAGGCCGGGGACGGGATTTTGCGCTTTCGCGGCGATTCCGATGCCCATATCGTCAAGGGGCTGATCGCCATTCTGGTGCGGCTGCTAAACGGCCTGCCGCGCGCCGAGGTACGCGACTTTTCAATCCGCGACACCCTGACCCGTCTGGGGCTGGATGAGGCGCTGTCGTCACAGCGCACCAATGGCCTGATCTCGATGGTCGAACGCCTGAAACAGGCGGCGGCCTGA
- a CDS encoding helix-turn-helix domain-containing protein has translation MKRRVQTEAEIAAEAQADLTQADYVMGLVSVVTGVPLSDIRAMDRKDARTSRARQLCMYLISVAWQWPLYRIGAAFGRDRTTVGHACRRIEDLRDNRLWDEQIERLEACLLDMPSGLALPRRRAA, from the coding sequence ATGAAACGGAGGGTGCAGACAGAGGCGGAAATCGCCGCCGAGGCGCAGGCGGACCTGACACAGGCCGACTATGTGATGGGGCTAGTGTCGGTGGTGACCGGCGTGCCGCTCAGTGATATCCGCGCCATGGACCGCAAGGATGCGCGCACATCGCGGGCCCGGCAGTTGTGCATGTATCTGATCTCGGTGGCCTGGCAATGGCCGCTCTATCGCATTGGCGCGGCTTTTGGCCGTGACCGCACGACGGTCGGCCACGCCTGCCGCCGCATCGAGGATTTGCGCGACAACCGCCTGTGGGACGAGCAGATCGAGCGGCTGGAGGCCTGTCTGCTGGACATGCCCTCCGGTCTGGCCCTGCCGCGTCGGAGGGCCGCCTGA
- the trhA gene encoding PAQR family membrane homeostasis protein TrhA, with protein sequence MNISLPPLPHYPTRWARHADLIVHVTGLAFALFGGGVALGLAVTQGLLGMVAAVIIYAVGMIAMLAFSTAYNFANPRFQPFLRRLDHAGIFLMIAASYTPFTTQALSGPWAWGMTAGVWTLAGLGILGKLFLPGVGKGVWVALYLILGWLVVIALKPMIADVPPAAMILLAIGGLVYSVGAIFYMMKRLKFRRAIWHGHVITGAVLHWCAVLVGVVLVGH encoded by the coding sequence ATGAACATTTCCCTGCCCCCCCTGCCGCACTATCCCACCCGTTGGGCGCGCCACGCCGATCTGATCGTGCACGTGACGGGGCTGGCCTTTGCCCTGTTCGGTGGCGGGGTGGCGCTGGGTCTGGCGGTGACGCAAGGCTTGCTGGGCATGGTGGCCGCCGTCATCATCTATGCGGTGGGCATGATCGCCATGCTGGCCTTTTCGACGGCCTATAATTTCGCCAACCCGCGGTTTCAGCCGTTTCTGCGCCGCCTCGATCACGCGGGCATCTTCCTGATGATCGCCGCCAGCTATACGCCCTTCACCACGCAGGCCCTGAGCGGGCCGTGGGCCTGGGGCATGACGGCCGGCGTATGGACGCTGGCCGGGCTGGGCATATTGGGCAAGCTGTTCCTGCCCGGCGTGGGTAAGGGCGTGTGGGTGGCGCTTTATCTGATCCTCGGCTGGCTGGTGGTCATTGCGCTCAAACCGATGATCGCCGATGTACCGCCCGCCGCCATGATCCTGCTGGCCATCGGCGGGCTGGTCTATAGCGTCGGGGCCATCTTCTACATGATGAAGCGTCTGAAATTCCGTCGCGCCATCTGGCATGGCCATGTGATTACCGGGGCTGTCCTGCACTGGTGCGCGGTGCTGGTCGGTGTGGTGCTTGTCGGGCATTGA
- a CDS encoding DUF2336 domain-containing protein yields MSTPPDSQALSPEDEMSVDDGLIAVGARADEAPEQVFPARQTLLKRLADVVCLPETRVNAFERAVTADLLVEMLREAQKGERLRVARRLSKLSEVPHTLVRLLITDEPEIARFLIEDCDSLAETDLLYCVRRGTPTHCRLLAGRKNIGPVVAEALTDTGDIDTVEQLLKNRTSTLSQGAIEAAVSLSQDAPRLVPHLIRRLELRPSSAYVMFWWADADVRRVILSRFAVNREVMQDSAGDVFAMAAKEGWGDPLARKALQFIERRQRNREALKKSPFASLEAAIAEAARSGMTRHTAEEISYLSGIKPSTGAKILRDGGGEALAVLCKATGLKKADLRNLWRALRRPGQKDGEVHPDLERVLVVYDTLAVDRAQTVLRYWNWSLSSALTPMMIRALSQGESMEIDALSVPQRAAMLAFAQDLKR; encoded by the coding sequence ATGAGCACGCCGCCTGACTCGCAAGCCTTAAGCCCGGAAGACGAAATGTCCGTTGATGACGGCCTGATCGCGGTGGGTGCGCGTGCCGATGAGGCCCCTGAACAGGTCTTTCCGGCACGTCAGACCCTGCTGAAACGGCTCGCTGACGTGGTCTGTCTGCCGGAAACGCGGGTCAATGCCTTTGAGCGCGCCGTGACCGCCGACCTGCTGGTCGAAATGCTGCGTGAAGCACAAAAGGGCGAGCGCCTGCGCGTGGCGCGCCGTCTCAGCAAGCTGAGCGAAGTGCCGCACACCCTGGTGCGTCTGCTGATTACCGATGAGCCGGAGATCGCCCGCTTCCTGATCGAGGATTGCGACTCGCTGGCCGAAACCGATCTGCTCTATTGCGTTCGCCGCGGCACGCCGACCCACTGCCGTCTTCTGGCGGGGCGTAAAAATATTGGGCCTGTGGTGGCCGAAGCCCTGACCGACACCGGCGATATCGACACGGTCGAGCAGTTGTTAAAGAACCGCACCTCCACCCTGTCGCAGGGCGCCATCGAGGCGGCGGTGTCGCTGAGTCAGGACGCGCCGCGTCTGGTGCCGCATCTGATCCGGCGGCTGGAACTGCGCCCCAGCTCGGCCTATGTGATGTTCTGGTGGGCCGATGCCGATGTGCGTCGCGTCATCCTCAGTCGGTTTGCCGTCAACCGCGAAGTCATGCAGGATTCCGCTGGTGACGTATTCGCTATGGCGGCGAAAGAAGGGTGGGGCGATCCGCTGGCGCGCAAGGCGCTGCAATTTATCGAACGCCGTCAGCGCAACCGCGAGGCCCTGAAAAAAAGCCCGTTCGCCAGTCTGGAGGCCGCCATCGCCGAGGCCGCGCGCAGCGGCATGACGCGCCACACGGCCGAGGAAATCTCTTATCTGTCCGGTATCAAGCCTTCGACCGGGGCCAAGATCCTGCGGGATGGCGGCGGTGAGGCGCTGGCCGTTCTGTGCAAGGCAACGGGGCTGAAAAAGGCCGATCTGCGCAACCTGTGGCGGGCCCTGCGCCGTCCGGGGCAAAAGGACGGGGAGGTGCATCCGGACCTTGAGCGGGTTCTGGTCGTCTATGACACCCTGGCTGTGGATCGCGCCCAGACGGTGTTGCGCTACTGGAACTGGTCGCTCTCTTCGGCCCTGACGCCGATGATGATCCGCGCCCTGTCGCAAGGGGAGTCGATGGAAATAGACGCCCTGTCCGTACCGCAACGTGCCGCCATGCTGGCCTTCGCGCAGGACCTGAAGCGGTAA
- a CDS encoding DUF1491 family protein — protein MLLPTDLWVSALIRRAEQGGAFAYVLKKGDARAGAVILKITHLRERETFILRQVTAGDEVKWMKPITSHDPEAIESYIERERRFDSDLWVVEIEDTEGRHFLTESIQLL, from the coding sequence ATGTTACTGCCGACCGACCTTTGGGTATCGGCCCTGATCCGGCGCGCCGAGCAGGGCGGGGCCTTTGCCTATGTGCTGAAAAAAGGCGATGCGCGCGCCGGTGCGGTGATCCTCAAAATCACCCACCTGCGCGAACGCGAAACCTTCATCCTGCGTCAGGTCACGGCCGGGGACGAGGTGAAGTGGATGAAGCCCATCACCTCACACGATCCTGAGGCCATTGAGTCCTACATAGAGCGCGAGCGCCGCTTCGACTCCGACCTGTGGGTCGTCGAAATTGAGGATACCGAGGGGCGGCATTTCCTCACCGAGTCAATTCAGCTTTTGTAA
- a CDS encoding sensor histidine kinase: MSKNVPLKSYLQELRSPTGAMATPRSRVRLGVIAWHLGWSAVSLASMIYLIFLPASVNVLAALAAAALPGVCSVFLLSRDDFRTRQMLVWVWALACLAALGLSGGVLGPLAPWVAAPMAAAVALNQRRLILLGAALSVAVTLFAILFSLMRLFPLPDIVESFWLSSVAVITLVTGLGLSLLPALRVRTEAVRGVEHDRTRFLTLLSEQPHLIISVDGEGRLLSAYGETPPGLDMALLMKHGLITCAHVPHRLGLMQALEAAQETGRAEAGFMPHAALDHFIRLSLRRGADGKLYGVLSDASLQHAREDELETARQEAQALNEGKSRFLAGMSHELRTPLNAVIGFSDIMRQQMFGPLTGKYAEYSQLIWESGQHVLDLVNDVLDMSKIEASRYELSLERFDAREPVSAALRLILATAHEKGVTVKSVLPSTPLEVTADKRAIKQMCLNLLSNAVKFTPQGGTVTLMLSETGQDSIDIQITDTGVGIAPEDLKRLGKPYEQSGPMEQRAMGTGLGLSLVQALAGLHRGRMTIESELGVGTSVSLLLPVAVNSDQPELPLSPPGAPDTDTLVALSTETPKPLEDRLYTPPDLTGRDFVIRPSKS; encoded by the coding sequence GTGAGTAAAAACGTGCCGCTGAAATCCTATCTTCAGGAACTGAGATCACCCACCGGGGCCATGGCCACGCCGCGCAGTCGCGTGCGGCTGGGGGTCATTGCGTGGCACCTCGGCTGGTCGGCGGTCAGTCTGGCCTCGATGATCTATCTGATCTTCCTGCCGGCCTCGGTCAATGTATTGGCGGCGCTGGCGGCGGCGGCCTTGCCGGGTGTGTGCAGCGTCTTCCTGCTCAGCCGGGATGATTTTCGTACGCGGCAGATGCTCGTCTGGGTGTGGGCCCTGGCCTGTCTGGCGGCGCTGGGGCTTTCGGGTGGGGTACTGGGGCCGCTGGCGCCGTGGGTGGCCGCGCCGATGGCGGCGGCTGTAGCGCTCAATCAGCGGCGGCTGATCCTGCTGGGGGCCGCCCTGTCGGTGGCGGTGACCCTGTTTGCCATCCTGTTTTCACTGATGCGTCTGTTCCCCCTGCCGGATATTGTCGAAAGTTTCTGGCTGTCTTCGGTGGCGGTGATCACGCTGGTGACGGGGCTCGGCCTGTCGCTTTTGCCGGCGCTGCGCGTGCGTACCGAGGCGGTGCGCGGCGTCGAACACGACCGCACGCGCTTTCTGACGCTCCTCAGCGAACAGCCGCACCTGATCATCAGCGTCGATGGGGAGGGGCGTCTTCTGTCGGCCTATGGCGAGACGCCGCCGGGGCTCGATATGGCGCTTCTGATGAAGCACGGCCTGATCACCTGCGCCCACGTCCCGCACCGTCTGGGCCTGATGCAGGCGCTGGAGGCGGCGCAGGAGACGGGCCGCGCCGAAGCGGGCTTCATGCCGCACGCCGCGCTGGATCACTTCATCCGCCTTAGCCTGCGGCGCGGGGCGGATGGCAAGCTCTACGGCGTCCTGTCCGACGCCTCACTGCAACACGCGCGCGAGGACGAGCTGGAAACGGCGCGTCAGGAAGCGCAGGCGCTCAATGAGGGCAAGTCGCGGTTTCTGGCCGGAATGAGCCACGAACTGCGCACGCCGCTCAACGCTGTCATCGGCTTTTCCGACATCATGCGTCAGCAGATGTTCGGCCCCCTGACCGGCAAATACGCCGAATATTCGCAACTGATCTGGGAGTCGGGTCAGCACGTGCTCGATCTGGTCAACGACGTGCTCGACATGTCGAAGATCGAGGCCAGCCGTTATGAGCTGTCGCTGGAACGCTTCGATGCGCGCGAACCCGTATCGGCGGCGCTGCGCCTGATACTGGCCACGGCGCACGAAAAGGGTGTGACGGTGAAGTCGGTCCTGCCGTCGACGCCGCTGGAGGTTACGGCCGACAAGCGCGCCATCAAGCAAATGTGCCTCAACCTGTTGTCCAATGCCGTGAAGTTCACGCCGCAGGGCGGCACGGTTACCCTGATGCTCAGCGAAACCGGTCAGGACAGTATCGACATCCAGATTACCGACACCGGCGTCGGCATCGCGCCCGAAGACCTCAAGCGGCTGGGCAAGCCCTATGAGCAATCCGGGCCGATGGAACAGCGGGCTATGGGGACGGGGCTGGGCCTGTCGCTGGTGCAGGCGCTGGCGGGGCTGCACCGCGGGCGCATGACGATCGAAAGCGAGCTGGGCGTGGGGACGAGCGTCAGCCTGCTGCTGCCGGTGGCGGTCAATTCCGATCAGCCGGAACTGCCGCTCAGCCCGCCCGGTGCGCCGGACACTGACACGCTGGTGGCCCTTTCGACGGAAACGCCCAAGCCGCTGGAAGACCGGCTCTATACGCCGCCCGACCTGACCGGCAGAGACTTTGTGATCCGTCCCTCCAAGTCGTAA
- a CDS encoding PAS domain-containing protein — protein MTGMAAEMLSALRMHEEVFRYWKSLRRPGRLPSRADIDPCSVRKLLPTISLIDVLADDPANEPERFRQRLAGTDLYTAYGMEITGKSFTDIYGPEEARYWAEELTFVVRTRKPGVGLHSMAWRGSKSLSLFWLRLPLASDGVNVDMILGHDALIGQPELTGPSGIRAA, from the coding sequence ATGACGGGCATGGCAGCGGAAATGCTGAGCGCTTTGCGCATGCACGAAGAGGTCTTCCGTTACTGGAAGAGCCTGCGCCGCCCCGGACGCCTGCCGTCGCGCGCCGACATTGATCCGTGCAGTGTGCGCAAGCTGTTGCCGACCATCTCTCTGATTGATGTGCTGGCCGACGATCCGGCCAATGAACCCGAACGCTTCCGTCAGCGGCTGGCCGGCACCGACCTCTACACGGCCTATGGTATGGAGATCACGGGCAAGTCGTTCACCGACATCTATGGCCCCGAAGAAGCCCGCTACTGGGCCGAAGAACTCACCTTCGTGGTGCGTACACGCAAGCCCGGTGTCGGTCTGCATTCGATGGCGTGGCGCGGTTCAAAATCGTTGAGCCTGTTCTGGCTGCGTCTGCCGCTGGCCTCCGACGGGGTCAATGTCGATATGATTCTGGGCCATGATGCCCTGATCGGACAGCCGGAACTGACCGGCCCCAGCGGCATCCGCGCCGCCTGA
- a CDS encoding peptide chain release factor 3, whose translation MSNTPATEAPRRRTFAIISHPDAGKTTLTEHLLLAGGSIRAAGQVRARGENRRTRSDWMKIEKERGISVSSSVMTFEHDGKVFNLLDTPGHEDFSEDTYRTLTAADAAIMVLDAAKGIEPQTLKLFEVCRLRDIPIITFINKMDREAEDSLALLDEVASKLQLDPSPLYWPAGSGNRFRGMLELKTGLFYPFTRRESGSEYDQGHEDPAPLDQAVAKGWLEQAELDELRDTAELLEGGFKAFEVESFLEGHMTPVIFGSALRHYGVNQLLQAIGDFAPAPKTVAASKAGTDTTVDPTDKEVTGFVFKVQANMDPNHRDRIAMLKLTSGKFQRGMKLKVQNTGKQLSVNAPIMFFASDRELAEDAFGGDVIGIPNHGVLRVGDSLSESGTVRFQGLPNFAPEILQRVRVKDPLKAKHLKKALESLAEEGVTQLFRPSIGSDFIVGAVGQLQFEVMADRLANEYGLDVIFEPSPYAEARWLGGDAAKIEDFAGKHRSAMGTDIDEFPVFLGKSAWEIGYVAERYPDVKFLRTKERG comes from the coding sequence ATGTCCAATACCCCCGCCACCGAAGCGCCCCGCCGACGCACCTTTGCCATCATCTCGCACCCGGACGCCGGTAAGACGACTCTGACCGAGCATCTGCTGCTGGCCGGTGGGTCGATCCGCGCCGCCGGTCAGGTGCGGGCGCGCGGTGAAAACCGCCGCACCCGTTCCGACTGGATGAAGATCGAAAAGGAACGCGGCATTTCGGTCTCCTCCTCGGTGATGACTTTTGAGCACGATGGCAAGGTGTTCAACCTGCTCGATACGCCGGGCCACGAGGACTTTTCGGAAGACACCTACCGCACCCTGACCGCCGCCGACGCCGCCATCATGGTGCTCGACGCCGCCAAGGGGATCGAGCCGCAGACGCTCAAGCTGTTTGAGGTGTGCCGCCTGCGCGACATCCCCATTATCACCTTCATCAACAAGATGGACCGTGAGGCCGAGGACTCGCTGGCCCTGCTGGATGAGGTGGCGTCAAAGCTGCAACTCGATCCGTCGCCCCTCTATTGGCCGGCCGGGTCGGGTAACCGCTTCCGTGGGATGCTGGAGCTGAAGACCGGCCTGTTTTACCCCTTCACCCGCCGTGAGTCGGGTTCGGAATACGATCAGGGCCACGAAGACCCGGCCCCGCTGGATCAGGCCGTGGCCAAGGGCTGGCTTGAGCAAGCTGAACTCGACGAACTGCGCGATACGGCGGAACTGCTGGAAGGCGGGTTCAAGGCGTTTGAGGTGGAGAGCTTCCTCGAAGGCCATATGACGCCGGTCATCTTCGGCTCGGCGCTGCGCCATTACGGCGTCAATCAGTTGCTTCAGGCGATTGGCGATTTCGCTCCGGCCCCCAAGACGGTGGCCGCGTCGAAGGCCGGGACCGACACCACGGTCGATCCGACCGACAAGGAAGTGACCGGCTTTGTGTTCAAGGTGCAGGCCAATATGGACCCCAACCACCGCGACCGCATCGCCATGCTCAAGCTGACCTCTGGCAAGTTCCAGCGCGGTATGAAGCTCAAGGTGCAGAATACGGGCAAGCAACTGAGCGTCAACGCGCCGATCATGTTCTTTGCCTCTGACCGTGAACTGGCCGAAGACGCCTTTGGTGGTGATGTCATCGGCATTCCCAACCACGGCGTGCTGCGCGTCGGTGACTCCCTGTCGGAAAGCGGCACGGTGCGTTTTCAGGGTCTGCCCAACTTCGCGCCGGAAATCCTCCAGCGCGTGCGCGTCAAGGACCCGCTGAAGGCCAAGCACCTTAAAAAAGCGCTGGAATCGCTGGCCGAAGAGGGGGTGACGCAGTTGTTCCGCCCGTCCATCGGTTCAGACTTTATCGTCGGCGCCGTGGGTCAGCTTCAGTTCGAAGTCATGGCCGACCGTCTGGCCAACGAATACGGGCTGGATGTGATCTTTGAACCCTCGCCCTATGCCGAAGCCCGCTGGCTGGGCGGGGACGCGGCCAAGATCGAGGACTTTGCGGGCAAGCACCGCTCAGCGATGGGTACCGATATTGACGAGTTTCCGGTGTTTCTGGGCAAGTCGGCCTGGGAGATCGGTTATGTGGCCGAACGCTATCCGGACGTAAAGTTCCTACGCACCAAGGAGCGGGGGTAA
- the cysK gene encoding cysteine synthase A, translated as MPDTQPQSTAPRYARKGRGKVFESILDTIGDTPLVKLPRLSAEYGAKATVLAKLEFFNPLASVKDRIGVAMIEALEATGQLKPGGVIIEPTSGNTGIALAFVAAQKGYELILVMPESMSLERRKMLALLGARLELTPAEKGMRGAVNRAQELVAATPGAVMPQQFENAANPQIHRISTSEEIWNDTDGAVDVLISGVGTGGSITGIGQVLKEKKASVEVVAVEPEASPVLSGGEPGPHKIQGIGAGFVPGILDKGVIDKVEKVSNDDAFATARQAAQLEGLPVGISSGAALKAAFRLAAQDAYAGKTIVVIIPSFAERYLSTALFDGL; from the coding sequence ATGCCCGACACGCAACCGCAATCGACGGCCCCGCGCTATGCCCGCAAAGGCCGCGGCAAGGTGTTTGAATCCATTCTCGACACCATCGGCGATACGCCGCTGGTCAAGCTGCCGCGTCTGTCGGCCGAATACGGGGCCAAGGCGACGGTTCTGGCCAAGCTGGAATTCTTCAACCCGCTGGCCTCGGTCAAGGACCGCATCGGCGTGGCTATGATCGAAGCGCTGGAAGCGACGGGGCAACTGAAGCCCGGCGGCGTTATCATCGAGCCGACCTCAGGCAATACCGGCATCGCTCTGGCCTTTGTCGCCGCCCAAAAGGGCTATGAACTGATCCTCGTCATGCCGGAATCCATGTCGCTGGAGCGCCGCAAGATGCTGGCGCTGCTGGGCGCCCGCCTTGAGCTGACCCCGGCGGAAAAGGGGATGCGTGGGGCCGTCAACCGTGCGCAGGAACTGGTCGCCGCCACGCCGGGTGCGGTCATGCCGCAGCAGTTTGAAAACGCCGCCAACCCGCAAATCCACCGTATATCGACGTCCGAGGAAATCTGGAACGATACGGACGGCGCGGTCGATGTGCTGATCTCCGGCGTCGGCACCGGCGGCTCGATCACCGGCATCGGTCAGGTGCTGAAAGAAAAGAAGGCCTCGGTCGAAGTCGTCGCGGTTGAGCCCGAAGCCTCACCGGTCCTGTCGGGCGGTGAGCCGGGGCCGCACAAGATTCAGGGGATCGGCGCGGGCTTTGTGCCGGGTATTCTGGACAAGGGCGTCATCGACAAGGTCGAAAAGGTGTCGAACGACGACGCTTTCGCTACCGCGCGTCAGGCGGCGCAGCTCGAAGGTCTGCCCGTCGGTATTTCGTCGGGCGCGGCGCTCAAGGCCGCCTTCCGTCTGGCGGCACAGGACGCCTATGCGGGCAAGACCATCGTGGTCATCATCCCGTCGTTTGCCGAGCGTTACCTCTCGACCGCTCTCTTCGACGGACTGTAA
- a CDS encoding Dyp-type peroxidase produces MFDLNTQFDDSFLNEEKLAFLKTFQANILKGHGRERVALLFLTVENIEAARNLLHGFPVSDAASQLLETQKFKATQEPGDLVRLVFLTAKGLRLFGHDDVFDGNHSAYSAGMRNDEQVLDAGVTDTWQNEFRSTDYDLLLLIAFHEEPALLQEVNSFIETHCGAEKAFNSVFVQHGKSYRNIDNEGVEHFGYVDGRSQPLFLREDIRREEENGGINMFNPVAPLSQVLLPDPLADGGFGSFFVFRKLEQNVEGFKAREADLVGALQLTPPDEERAGAMAVGRFEDGTPLVLSQHGTGVPVVNNFSYSSDPNGLKCPFQAHIRKTHPRGSALGSAEFDHGVQMARRGITYGERRQDPNTKEFLDQPSKDVGLLFMSYQASIENQFRFMQTVWANNPNFPVAGTGIDPIIGQFPAGSQVWHPSYGVAGNQINFPFDGFVRLMGGDYFYAPSPAGLKAL; encoded by the coding sequence ATGTTTGACCTTAATACGCAATTTGACGATTCGTTTCTGAATGAGGAAAAACTAGCATTTCTGAAAACTTTTCAGGCCAACATTCTCAAGGGACATGGCCGCGAGCGGGTGGCTTTGCTTTTTCTAACGGTTGAGAATATCGAGGCTGCGCGGAATTTGCTGCATGGCTTCCCGGTAAGCGACGCTGCTAGTCAGCTTTTGGAAACCCAGAAATTCAAGGCGACACAAGAGCCTGGTGATTTGGTACGTCTGGTTTTCTTGACCGCTAAAGGGTTAAGGCTCTTTGGTCATGATGACGTGTTTGACGGTAACCATTCGGCCTACTCAGCGGGTATGCGAAATGACGAACAGGTGCTTGACGCAGGCGTAACCGATACTTGGCAGAATGAGTTCCGTAGCACGGATTATGATCTGCTTCTGCTGATAGCGTTTCATGAGGAGCCTGCACTGTTGCAGGAGGTAAATAGTTTCATTGAAACGCATTGCGGAGCGGAAAAAGCCTTCAATTCGGTCTTTGTTCAGCACGGTAAGTCCTATCGTAATATCGATAATGAAGGTGTGGAACATTTCGGCTATGTCGATGGGCGCTCGCAGCCGTTGTTTTTGAGGGAAGACATTCGCAGGGAAGAGGAAAACGGCGGTATCAATATGTTCAATCCTGTGGCACCATTGTCGCAGGTACTGCTGCCTGATCCTCTGGCAGACGGAGGCTTCGGCAGTTTTTTCGTTTTTCGCAAACTTGAACAGAATGTCGAAGGCTTCAAAGCCCGTGAGGCTGATTTGGTAGGCGCGCTACAATTGACACCTCCGGACGAAGAGCGCGCTGGCGCTATGGCGGTCGGACGTTTCGAGGACGGAACGCCGTTGGTACTGAGCCAACATGGGACAGGGGTGCCGGTCGTTAATAATTTTAGTTACTCAAGCGATCCAAATGGTCTGAAATGTCCGTTTCAAGCGCACATTCGTAAGACACACCCACGTGGTTCGGCGCTTGGCAGCGCGGAGTTTGACCATGGTGTACAGATGGCGCGGCGGGGTATTACCTATGGTGAGCGGAGGCAGGATCCGAATACGAAAGAATTTTTGGATCAACCCAGTAAAGACGTCGGACTGCTGTTTATGAGTTATCAGGCGTCGATCGAGAACCAGTTTCGTTTCATGCAGACGGTCTGGGCCAATAATCCGAACTTTCCTGTGGCTGGGACTGGGATTGATCCGATTATCGGACAGTTCCCGGCAGGCTCGCAGGTCTGGCACCCAAGCTACGGCGTGGCGGGTAACCAGATAAACTTTCCTTTTGATGGATTCGTACGTCTGATGGGGGGGGATTATTTCTATGCGCCTTCCCCTGCAGGCCTCAAGGCGCTTTGA
- a CDS encoding sensor histidine kinase, with the protein MDKQPAALTPSACPPPESDFGKRAFMRMVSHELRTPLNSIIGFAEVLTHELYGPLGAPQYTEYAGIIRDSGKKLLSLFNDVLELVRLESEPNLLRPEIETLPPHIHDAARRHAACARARGVNILPGLTDAELSARFDPRGLGLCLDHLIGNAIDFTPEGRDVEITARPDGEFVDIAVFNPGKAPDPADIPRLMRPFEQGASDYNRSREGAGLGWSIVKLASEAMGGGFSVQSDPRNGLKATVRLKRR; encoded by the coding sequence ATGGACAAACAACCGGCGGCCCTTACCCCGTCTGCCTGCCCCCCGCCGGAGAGCGACTTCGGCAAGCGTGCCTTTATGCGCATGGTCAGCCACGAACTGCGCACCCCGCTCAACTCGATCATCGGCTTTGCCGAGGTGCTGACGCACGAGCTTTACGGGCCTCTGGGCGCGCCGCAATATACGGAATATGCCGGGATTATCCGCGACAGCGGCAAGAAATTGCTCAGCCTGTTCAATGACGTGCTGGAGCTGGTGCGGCTGGAAAGCGAGCCCAACCTGCTGCGTCCGGAGATCGAAACCCTGCCGCCGCATATCCATGACGCGGCGCGCCGTCACGCGGCCTGCGCCAGGGCCCGCGGCGTCAATATCCTGCCCGGCCTGACCGATGCTGAACTGAGCGCGCGCTTTGATCCGCGTGGCCTTGGCCTGTGTCTCGATCACCTGATCGGCAATGCCATCGACTTCACGCCCGAAGGCCGCGATGTCGAAATCACCGCGCGTCCGGATGGCGAGTTTGTCGATATCGCCGTCTTCAATCCGGGCAAGGCGCCCGACCCCGCCGATATTCCGCGCCTGATGCGGCCGTTCGAACAGGGGGCCAGCGACTACAACCGCAGCCGCGAAGGGGCGGGGCTCGGCTGGTCGATCGTCAAACTGGCCTCAGAGGCGATGGGCGGCGGCTTTTCGGTGCAATCGGACCCACGCAACGGCCTGAAAGCCACGGTGCGACTGAAGCGACGCTGA
- a CDS encoding Tat pathway signal protein — protein MNRRDLLRWQLSGLTLMATGSTASHALASTPKKKGGGADFVQIPLLTVFTKARGGKHGTLTVEVGLDTNKNEKLAETLSKSVPRLRDAYVARLQAYAMGLTASSLIDLDYLTRELQTATDAIIKQKGVKVLLGSVVLA, from the coding sequence ATGAACAGACGCGACCTTTTGAGATGGCAATTGTCCGGCCTGACCCTTATGGCGACGGGCAGCACGGCTTCACACGCCCTGGCCAGCACGCCCAAGAAAAAGGGCGGCGGAGCCGACTTTGTGCAGATACCGCTGCTGACCGTCTTTACCAAGGCGCGCGGCGGCAAGCACGGCACGCTGACGGTTGAGGTCGGGCTCGACACCAACAAGAATGAGAAGCTGGCCGAAACCCTGAGCAAGTCGGTTCCGCGCCTGCGCGACGCCTATGTGGCCCGCCTGCAAGCCTATGCCATGGGGCTGACGGCCTCGTCGCTGATTGATCTCGACTATCTGACGCGCGAGCTTCAGACGGCCACCGATGCCATCATCAAACAAAAGGGCGTCAAGGTGCTGCTGGGCAGCGTGGTTCTGGCGTAA